From one Bacillus sp. FJAT-42376 genomic stretch:
- the fdhF gene encoding formate dehydrogenase subunit alpha, which produces MPETFNVKINGTDARAHENQTILDLLSHSSIEVPNVCYHPSLGAIETCDTCLVQVNGEFVRSCSTSLKEGDQIDTVSKEVKEAQIIAMDRILKNHELYCTVCDYNNGGCEIHNTVKEMKINHQSTPFAQKPYPVDNSHPFYRYDPDQCILCGRCVEACQNVQVTETLSIDWERGKPRVIWDNDVPINESSCVSCGHCSTVCPCNAMMEKGMEGEAGYMTDIQKETLRPMIEITKNVETGYGSILTISDMESAMREERIKKTKTVCTYCGVGCSFDVWTKGRDILKVEPQAEAPANGISTCVKGKFGWDFVNSEERLTKPLIREGDGFREAEWEEALNLIANKFTEIKNEHGSDALSFISSSKCTNEESYLMQKLGRAVIGTNNIDNCSRYCQTPATMGLFRTVGHGGDSGGIKDIEMSELILVIGSNTSESHPVLSTRIKRSHKLHHQKLIVADIRKHEMAERSDLFVNPNPGSDIVWLSAVSKYILDQGWADESFLANQVNGLKDYTRSLEPYTMEYASEATGIKIEDLKKMAEMIHEAKTVCALWAMGVTQHLGGSDTSTAISNLLLITGNYGKPGAGAYPLRGHNNVQGASDFGSMPDRFPSYEKVTNPEAREKYEKAWGVKIPAEAGLNNHEMIAAIHDGNLKAMYVKGEEMGIVDSNINYVQAAYEKLDFFVVQDIFFTRTAQFADVVLPASPSLEKEGTFTNTERRIQRLYQVLEPLGDSKPDWKIIMEIANKLGAGWKYDHPSEIMAEAAQLAPLFAGVTYDRLEGYNSLQWPVAADGKDTPLLFTDGFPFPDKKARLVPLEWTQPLTYDSEYDVHVNNGRLLEHFHEGNMTYKSEGITGKTPRAFLEVSEVLADERGIKTGSLVRLVTPYGQVKVQAHVTDRVRGKEVYLPMNDSGEAAINLLTSSHADKDTDTPAYKEVKARLEVLETEGIDPLPRVNHRNGNPNPQTGVEVQRKWARKDYVFPGDLVRKERKNNG; this is translated from the coding sequence ATGCCGGAAACATTTAATGTAAAAATTAATGGCACAGATGCTAGAGCCCATGAGAATCAAACCATCCTTGACCTTTTATCTCATTCATCTATTGAGGTTCCAAATGTCTGCTATCATCCAAGTCTTGGGGCCATTGAAACGTGTGACACATGCTTAGTTCAAGTAAACGGAGAATTTGTAAGATCCTGTTCGACTTCTCTAAAAGAAGGAGATCAGATTGACACGGTTTCCAAAGAAGTGAAGGAAGCACAAATTATCGCGATGGACCGCATTTTGAAAAATCATGAGCTGTACTGTACAGTTTGCGATTATAACAATGGCGGCTGTGAAATACATAACACCGTAAAAGAAATGAAAATCAACCATCAAAGCACTCCTTTTGCCCAAAAGCCCTACCCTGTCGACAATTCTCATCCATTTTACCGCTATGACCCTGATCAATGCATCCTTTGCGGCCGCTGTGTGGAAGCGTGTCAGAATGTTCAGGTTACAGAAACCCTCTCGATTGACTGGGAAAGAGGGAAACCACGCGTAATCTGGGATAACGATGTGCCGATCAATGAGTCCTCCTGTGTATCCTGCGGGCATTGTTCTACAGTATGTCCGTGCAACGCCATGATGGAAAAAGGAATGGAAGGCGAAGCTGGATATATGACCGACATTCAGAAGGAAACACTTCGTCCTATGATCGAAATTACCAAAAACGTGGAGACTGGCTATGGCTCCATCTTGACTATTTCCGATATGGAATCCGCTATGAGGGAAGAAAGAATTAAAAAAACCAAAACGGTCTGCACATATTGCGGCGTTGGCTGCAGTTTTGACGTCTGGACAAAAGGCCGGGATATTTTAAAAGTGGAGCCTCAGGCAGAAGCCCCGGCTAACGGTATTTCAACTTGTGTAAAAGGAAAATTCGGCTGGGATTTTGTGAACAGCGAAGAGCGGCTGACAAAGCCTCTCATCCGTGAAGGAGACGGTTTCCGTGAAGCAGAGTGGGAGGAAGCGCTCAATCTGATTGCCAATAAATTTACGGAGATAAAAAATGAGCACGGTTCGGATGCCCTGAGCTTCATCAGCTCTTCAAAATGTACAAATGAAGAGTCTTACCTGATGCAAAAGCTTGGCAGAGCGGTCATCGGCACGAACAACATTGATAACTGTTCAAGGTACTGCCAGACTCCGGCAACGATGGGCTTATTCAGAACGGTAGGACACGGCGGAGATTCAGGGGGCATTAAAGATATTGAAATGTCCGAGCTTATTTTGGTGATTGGCTCCAATACATCGGAATCTCATCCCGTTTTATCAACAAGAATTAAGCGGTCTCACAAACTGCATCATCAGAAATTGATTGTAGCCGACATACGGAAGCATGAAATGGCAGAGCGCTCTGATTTGTTTGTAAATCCGAATCCGGGTTCTGATATCGTATGGCTGTCAGCGGTGTCTAAATACATTTTGGACCAAGGCTGGGCGGATGAAAGCTTTTTGGCGAATCAAGTAAACGGACTGAAAGATTACACAAGGAGTCTGGAGCCATACACAATGGAGTATGCGTCCGAAGCAACAGGAATCAAAATAGAAGACTTGAAAAAAATGGCTGAAATGATTCACGAAGCAAAAACAGTTTGTGCGCTATGGGCGATGGGAGTGACCCAGCATCTTGGAGGCAGCGACACGAGCACAGCTATATCCAATCTGCTTTTAATTACGGGAAATTACGGAAAGCCCGGCGCCGGAGCGTATCCGCTTCGAGGCCATAACAACGTCCAGGGTGCGAGTGATTTTGGAAGCATGCCGGACCGGTTCCCTTCTTATGAAAAAGTCACGAATCCTGAAGCGAGAGAGAAATATGAGAAAGCATGGGGAGTGAAAATCCCGGCCGAAGCCGGATTGAACAATCATGAAATGATTGCAGCGATCCATGACGGTAACTTAAAAGCGATGTACGTAAAAGGAGAAGAAATGGGAATTGTGGATTCCAATATCAATTATGTGCAGGCAGCCTATGAAAAACTGGATTTCTTTGTCGTTCAGGATATTTTCTTCACCCGGACAGCGCAATTTGCGGATGTGGTTCTCCCTGCCAGTCCAAGTCTTGAAAAAGAGGGGACCTTTACGAACACGGAGCGAAGAATCCAGCGCCTTTATCAGGTACTAGAACCGCTCGGCGATTCAAAGCCGGACTGGAAGATCATCATGGAAATCGCCAATAAACTTGGTGCGGGCTGGAAGTATGATCATCCAAGTGAAATCATGGCGGAAGCGGCCCAGCTTGCTCCATTGTTTGCAGGAGTGACGTATGACCGGCTTGAAGGATATAACAGTCTTCAATGGCCGGTTGCAGCGGATGGAAAGGATACCCCGCTGCTCTTTACGGATGGCTTCCCATTCCCTGATAAGAAAGCAAGACTTGTTCCGCTTGAATGGACACAGCCGCTGACTTACGACTCTGAGTATGATGTTCATGTGAACAACGGGCGCTTGCTCGAACATTTCCATGAAGGGAATATGACATATAAATCTGAAGGCATTACAGGCAAAACTCCACGTGCTTTTTTAGAGGTATCGGAAGTGCTTGCAGATGAAAGAGGAATTAAGACCGGTTCATTAGTAAGATTAGTGACGCCATACGGACAGGTGAAGGTACAGGCGCATGTGACAGACAGGGTCAGGGGAAAAGAAGTGTATCTCCCGATGAACGACAGCGGGGAGGCAGCCATTAATCTCCTGACAAGCAGCCATGCGGATAAAGATACGGATACACCGGCCTATAAAGAAGTAAAGGCGAGGCTTGAAGTGCTTGAAACAGAAGGAATTGATCCATTGCCAAGGGTTAATCACCGCAACGGAAATCCGAATCCGCAGACGGGAGTAGAGGTACAGCGGAAATGGGCAAGAAAAGATTATGTATTCCCTGGGGATCTGGTCAGGAAGGAGCGGAAGAATAATGGCTAA
- a CDS encoding uroporphyrinogen-III synthase produces MKKLLDRKIVFAGQRKADEIKKMIENMGGTFLHRPAQGTVFLNDEKLKADVLDMINHHYDWIILTTGMGSEAIVKKAEEMGKEKQFLDELERMSIGIRGYKTAQFLKSRNLSAAAKDDDGSNAGLLRELAKHEFKGKRVVLQLHGERAPMLVEFFQQQGAECKEIQPYLHVAPDEQTMHTLLDEIISQKIDAVYFTSKPQAKFLMEFARNCGTDQQVLSAFSESVAALAVGKVTAQSLREEGISRIVVPDHERMGSAIVELAKYFETK; encoded by the coding sequence TTGAAAAAACTTTTAGACAGAAAGATCGTGTTTGCAGGACAGCGGAAAGCAGACGAAATTAAAAAAATGATTGAGAACATGGGGGGAACGTTCCTGCACCGTCCGGCACAGGGAACGGTGTTTCTCAATGATGAAAAGCTGAAAGCTGATGTACTGGATATGATCAACCATCATTATGACTGGATCATTTTGACGACAGGAATGGGCTCTGAAGCCATTGTAAAAAAAGCGGAGGAGATGGGAAAAGAGAAGCAGTTTCTTGATGAGCTGGAGCGGATGTCTATCGGAATACGGGGCTACAAAACAGCTCAATTCCTGAAGAGCAGGAATCTTTCCGCAGCAGCAAAGGATGATGATGGAAGCAATGCAGGATTGCTGAGGGAACTTGCTAAACATGAGTTCAAAGGAAAGAGAGTCGTTCTTCAGCTGCATGGGGAACGCGCCCCTATGCTTGTTGAATTTTTTCAGCAGCAAGGAGCAGAATGCAAGGAAATCCAGCCTTATCTCCACGTTGCCCCGGATGAGCAAACGATGCATACGCTCCTGGACGAAATCATCAGCCAAAAAATTGACGCGGTTTATTTCACGAGTAAGCCGCAGGCAAAATTTCTAATGGAATTCGCAAGAAACTGCGGTACAGATCAACAGGTTCTTTCCGCCTTTTCAGAGAGTGTGGCGGCGCTCGCAGTCGGAAAAGTAACGGCCCAGTCTTTAAGGGAAGAAGGAATAAGCAGAATAGTGGTTCCGGATCATGAGCGAATGGGAAGTGCGATTGTGGAGCTTGCGAAATATTTTGAAACGAAATAA
- a CDS encoding STAS domain-containing protein yields the protein MKGEENELDGLKSEIERLKQIVADYEQLIKDLSAPIIPSIIPDTILVPFTGMLYAERFEMMIAKITEYTFSRPVNTAVIDFTAISKKEIGEVSVFGRYVENLTSTLNLMGVQVLYVGFTPAITQVLVESGLSFVKELKTFSTFKTALQYLMKEKGIAFRTLS from the coding sequence ATGAAAGGCGAAGAGAACGAACTTGACGGATTAAAATCTGAAATAGAAAGACTTAAACAAATAGTAGCTGACTATGAACAGCTGATCAAAGATTTGTCCGCTCCCATTATTCCATCTATTATTCCCGACACAATCCTTGTCCCTTTTACCGGCATGCTGTATGCGGAACGGTTTGAAATGATGATTGCCAAAATAACGGAATACACATTTTCAAGACCTGTGAATACAGCTGTTATCGATTTTACGGCTATCTCTAAAAAGGAAATTGGTGAAGTTTCCGTGTTTGGAAGATACGTTGAAAATCTTACATCTACCCTGAATTTAATGGGAGTCCAGGTTCTGTATGTCGGCTTTACACCGGCCATTACACAAGTACTTGTAGAATCCGGCCTATCCTTTGTGAAAGAATTAAAAACATTCTCTACGTTTAAAACCGCTTTGCAGTATTTAATGAAGGAAAAGGGAATAGCTTTTCGTACACTCTCTTAA
- a CDS encoding methyl-accepting chemotaxis protein, with protein MENVQQMITADIKKKNVLMYTAFTISLVLALLKSAAVKESETAVLFASELILFTAVFFLAQKFLKKFILFPYISVVLVNVFTMIGIYVAGGGWTVVIITFFLAIFAAVHFRKLIFAIGYTLGFITILLAAVFSTKELAEIQANMAMVILAYILSGLILAVLIHLNKKQSEKIQHLVIETEERAADQKNKAEQLHENMLQILESVTVASERIASNLSAQGDMKAGVNEIAAGSYQQAEQISNISQNTAVSHEMMAGLSGEMKMLLEKTEQTKGITNEGEKKVIDFTKDVSDIQETILDLNRAFQKLSEKVKETNSFSNSIKQISEQTNLLALNASIEAARAGEAGKGFSVVAEEIRKLAEMTNKTAESITENLLQVNNDNESTLQKMEESEKKIADVLGSSEDVGKYFGKLKEMIQTMNGNFLTAETVYSQVLDNSSEVEAATAELAAIIEQASAGLQEMNAAVETLTEDNGKIAELMSQTSEKAKNIMDIHQM; from the coding sequence ATGGAGAATGTTCAGCAAATGATTACAGCGGACATCAAAAAGAAAAATGTATTAATGTATACTGCGTTCACAATTTCACTTGTTTTGGCCCTTTTAAAATCTGCCGCAGTAAAAGAATCGGAAACTGCGGTCCTCTTTGCATCTGAACTCATCTTATTTACCGCCGTTTTCTTCCTTGCTCAAAAGTTCCTTAAGAAATTCATTCTGTTTCCTTATATTAGTGTCGTCCTGGTCAATGTATTTACGATGATTGGTATCTATGTAGCCGGGGGAGGATGGACAGTAGTCATCATTACATTCTTTTTGGCCATTTTTGCAGCGGTTCATTTCCGCAAACTGATTTTTGCGATTGGTTACACCCTTGGGTTTATTACTATATTGCTGGCCGCCGTTTTCAGTACAAAGGAATTGGCCGAAATTCAGGCGAACATGGCCATGGTCATCCTGGCTTATATCTTATCCGGTTTGATTTTGGCGGTCCTCATACATTTGAATAAAAAACAGTCTGAAAAAATCCAGCATCTAGTGATTGAAACGGAAGAAAGAGCAGCAGATCAAAAAAACAAAGCAGAACAGCTGCATGAAAACATGCTCCAGATTCTTGAGAGTGTAACCGTTGCAAGCGAGCGGATTGCAAGCAATTTAAGCGCACAGGGTGATATGAAGGCAGGAGTGAACGAAATAGCAGCCGGCAGCTACCAGCAAGCAGAACAGATTTCGAATATCTCCCAGAATACAGCTGTTTCCCATGAAATGATGGCAGGCTTGAGTGGCGAAATGAAAATGCTCTTAGAAAAGACTGAACAGACGAAGGGCATTACGAATGAAGGGGAAAAGAAGGTAATCGACTTTACCAAGGATGTATCTGACATTCAGGAAACCATATTGGATCTGAACCGTGCTTTTCAAAAGCTGAGTGAGAAAGTGAAGGAAACGAATTCTTTTTCCAACAGCATTAAACAAATATCTGAACAAACCAATCTTCTTGCATTGAATGCCTCCATTGAAGCGGCAAGAGCAGGGGAGGCAGGAAAGGGATTTTCGGTTGTTGCGGAAGAAATCCGCAAATTGGCTGAAATGACCAATAAAACAGCTGAAAGTATTACAGAAAACCTGCTTCAGGTAAACAATGATAATGAATCAACCCTTCAAAAAATGGAGGAAAGCGAAAAGAAAATTGCCGATGTTCTTGGGTCTTCTGAAGATGTCGGGAAATATTTCGGGAAATTAAAAGAAATGATTCAGACAATGAACGGAAATTTTTTAACAGCTGAAACGGTATACAGCCAAGTGCTGGATAATAGTTCAGAAGTAGAAGCAGCAACAGCAGAACTGGCAGCTATTATTGAACAGGCGAGTGCAGGACTTCAGGAAATGAATGCAGCCGTCGAGACGCTGACAGAGGATAATGGGAAAATTGCAGAGCTGATGAGCCAGACATCCGAAAAAGCAAAGAATATTATGGATATTCATCAAATGTAA
- a CDS encoding SDR family oxidoreductase: protein MRLKNKVSIVTGGSEGIGKETALRLAAEGSKVIVSDINKELGEEAVRLIKENGGEAVFFQTDVTKFDQVEALVEFAVQTYGAVHVMFNNAGIGFNKPFLEHSPEDYHKVVDVNQHGVYYGMLAAARKMKELGIKGVIINNASVFGFVGTLGITGYQAAKGAVVMLTKHGALELAPYGIRVVGVGPAAVNTKIVQGYKDAGLLEYMKQQQLTRKLIEPEEIASIVAFLATDEARSLNGSVVMADDGFASFKSDIRP from the coding sequence ATGAGATTAAAAAATAAAGTAAGTATTGTAACCGGCGGATCAGAAGGAATTGGGAAAGAAACGGCGCTTCGATTGGCGGCGGAAGGATCCAAAGTCATTGTCTCTGATATTAATAAGGAACTGGGGGAAGAAGCGGTTCGCCTCATTAAGGAAAATGGGGGAGAAGCGGTTTTTTTCCAGACAGATGTAACTAAGTTTGATCAAGTAGAAGCACTCGTAGAATTTGCGGTTCAAACTTACGGCGCTGTTCATGTCATGTTTAACAACGCGGGTATCGGGTTTAATAAGCCATTTTTAGAACACTCTCCCGAGGATTACCATAAGGTTGTCGATGTGAATCAGCATGGTGTTTATTACGGAATGCTTGCAGCAGCAAGGAAGATGAAGGAACTGGGCATAAAAGGAGTCATTATCAATAATGCGTCTGTCTTCGGCTTTGTTGGAACACTTGGCATTACGGGATATCAGGCTGCGAAAGGAGCGGTCGTTATGCTGACAAAGCATGGAGCGCTGGAGCTTGCCCCTTATGGAATCCGGGTAGTGGGAGTAGGTCCGGCGGCTGTTAATACAAAAATTGTACAAGGATACAAAGACGCAGGACTGCTTGAATACATGAAGCAGCAGCAGCTGACGCGCAAGCTGATTGAACCGGAAGAAATTGCTTCGATTGTGGCTTTCCTCGCAACAGATGAAGCGCGTTCTCTCAATGGCTCTGTCGTAATGGCCGATGACGGTTTTGCGAGCTTTAAGTCTGACATCAGACCATAA
- a CDS encoding STAS domain-containing protein: MNINQALRDYFNANANRLTEDWYSTLENYDSSTVYGSKDPEIISGIKAQNLEFHHIAPDIFIEDKEKFMDRFYEWVHRIARDGAHLRTPNHFVIKEFKRTRKQYIALVKEFIRDHADDVSWELEERWINDMTEVFDTAILKFVEEAENNAKQQLKAQQEMIYELSSPVISLANKDALLPLVGDIDTARAKIILENTLEQCSQKGIEHLFIDLSGVVIIDTMVAQEIFQLIDTLALIGVKTTISGIRPEIAMTAMQLGLSFEKTNIRSTLSQAIASSKRTSE; this comes from the coding sequence ATGAATATCAATCAGGCGCTTCGAGACTATTTTAATGCTAACGCCAACAGACTCACTGAGGACTGGTACAGTACTCTGGAGAACTATGATTCCTCCACGGTTTACGGATCAAAAGACCCTGAAATCATTAGCGGGATTAAAGCCCAAAACTTGGAATTCCATCATATCGCACCTGATATTTTTATAGAGGATAAAGAAAAATTCATGGACCGTTTCTATGAATGGGTTCATAGAATTGCAAGAGACGGAGCCCATTTAAGAACTCCAAATCACTTCGTAATCAAGGAGTTTAAAAGAACGAGAAAACAGTATATTGCTCTGGTCAAAGAGTTTATCAGAGATCATGCTGATGATGTCTCCTGGGAACTGGAGGAGCGCTGGATTAATGATATGACAGAAGTATTTGATACAGCCATTTTAAAGTTTGTCGAAGAAGCTGAGAACAATGCGAAACAGCAGCTGAAAGCCCAGCAGGAAATGATATACGAGCTCAGTTCTCCGGTTATCAGCCTGGCGAATAAGGACGCACTCTTGCCTCTTGTCGGTGACATAGATACAGCAAGAGCAAAAATCATCCTTGAAAACACGCTGGAACAATGTTCACAGAAAGGAATCGAGCATTTGTTTATTGATTTATCCGGAGTCGTGATCATTGATACGATGGTTGCACAGGAAATTTTTCAGCTGATTGACACCCTCGCTCTCATCGGAGTGAAAACGACAATTTCAGGCATTCGTCCTGAAATTGCGATGACAGCCATGCAGCTTGGCCTCTCTTTTGAGAAAACCAATATTCGTTCTACTCTATCTCAGGCGATTGCTTCATCAAAAAGGACATCTGAATGA
- a CDS encoding sugar phosphate isomerase/epimerase, translated as MMTQIPISVQMYTLRDECEKDFLKTLNKVAEIGFDGVEFAGYYGVNPADLRKYLDELNLRASGSHFVLKEMEENLDFCIEAQAILGSRHLIIAYPYDRMEKEEEYHELAAKLNGMGKKVHEAGLTLSYHHHEFELLTFGQRTGMEILMEETNPEWVQFELDIYWLTHAGKDPADWIKRYSDRVSLVHMKDMETGEDKAFAELGAGILNLKAVVEEAGKANAEWLVVEQDICKRSPLESVSASYSYLKGLSIKI; from the coding sequence ATGATGACACAAATTCCTATTTCTGTTCAGATGTATACGCTAAGAGACGAATGTGAAAAAGACTTTTTGAAAACGCTTAACAAGGTGGCTGAGATTGGGTTTGATGGAGTGGAATTCGCCGGGTATTACGGAGTAAATCCGGCTGATCTCCGGAAATACCTCGATGAACTGAACCTTCGTGCCTCCGGAAGCCATTTCGTGCTGAAAGAGATGGAAGAGAACCTCGATTTCTGCATAGAGGCTCAAGCCATTTTAGGCAGCAGGCATCTTATCATTGCCTATCCGTATGACCGCATGGAAAAAGAAGAAGAATATCATGAGCTCGCGGCCAAGCTTAACGGAATGGGGAAGAAAGTTCATGAAGCGGGGCTTACACTCAGCTACCATCATCACGAATTTGAACTGCTCACGTTTGGCCAGAGAACGGGCATGGAAATCTTGATGGAGGAAACCAATCCTGAATGGGTTCAATTCGAACTGGATATTTACTGGCTAACCCACGCAGGCAAAGATCCTGCCGATTGGATTAAGCGATACAGCGACAGAGTCTCGCTCGTTCACATGAAGGATATGGAAACTGGTGAAGACAAAGCATTTGCTGAACTTGGAGCCGGAATTTTAAATCTAAAAGCAGTTGTTGAAGAAGCCGGCAAAGCGAATGCAGAATGGCTGGTCGTGGAGCAGGATATTTGTAAGAGATCTCCCCTTGAAAGTGTGTCAGCAAGCTATAGCTATTTAAAGGGCTTATCCATCAAAATATGA
- a CDS encoding SMP-30/gluconolactonase/LRE family protein: MKQAELVYDGKAILAEGPVWDDRESMLYWIDIHGKAIHIYNPESKRDQIIHTGQKIGAISLMEKEGLIAAMENGLYKIDLQTEEKSFITDPEKEKPDNRFNDGKCDPKGRFLAGTMQKEGQGTTGALYSLDEHQNVRKLLDEAGISNGLAWNQSGDTFYYIDTPTQKVAAFDYDLASGNLSNKRTVIEIPEEEGHPDGMTIDAEGNLWIAHFNGSRVSRWNPDTGEKLEEVHLPVSQVTCCTFGGKDLDELYITTGRENLEGEELAKQPLAGAIFKYKTDTKGVKSNRYKG; encoded by the coding sequence ATGAAACAGGCGGAACTTGTATATGACGGGAAAGCAATTTTGGCGGAAGGCCCGGTATGGGATGACCGTGAAAGCATGCTGTACTGGATAGATATTCACGGGAAGGCGATACATATCTATAATCCGGAATCAAAAAGGGATCAGATCATCCATACAGGACAGAAAATCGGCGCGATTTCTCTGATGGAAAAAGAAGGTTTGATCGCTGCGATGGAAAATGGCCTTTACAAGATAGATCTTCAAACAGAAGAAAAAAGCTTCATTACAGATCCGGAAAAAGAAAAGCCTGATAACCGGTTTAACGATGGGAAATGCGATCCGAAAGGGAGATTTCTGGCAGGAACGATGCAAAAAGAGGGACAGGGAACAACCGGTGCTCTCTACAGTTTGGATGAACACCAAAATGTAAGGAAGCTCCTTGACGAAGCGGGAATATCCAATGGGCTGGCATGGAATCAATCTGGTGATACGTTTTACTATATCGATACACCGACCCAGAAAGTTGCGGCTTTCGATTATGATTTGGCATCCGGAAATTTGTCCAATAAGCGAACCGTGATTGAAATCCCGGAAGAAGAAGGGCATCCGGATGGCATGACAATCGACGCGGAGGGGAATCTGTGGATTGCTCATTTTAACGGATCCCGTGTCTCAAGATGGAATCCGGATACAGGCGAAAAGCTTGAAGAAGTTCATCTTCCTGTATCCCAAGTCACATGCTGCACGTTTGGCGGAAAAGACTTGGACGAATTATATATCACAACAGGACGTGAAAACCTCGAAGGCGAAGAGCTTGCAAAACAGCCGCTTGCAGGCGCCATTTTTAAATATAAGACCGATACAAAGGGGGTAAAATCAAACCGCTATAAAGGATAA
- a CDS encoding fused response regulator/phosphatase, translated as MKILIVDDHPVNLFVVEKILKNAGYEDSVSLSSAQALFDYLKIDSPNSPAPQADLILLDIMMPEIDGIETCRRIQQYEHLKEIPIIFVTALEDSNKLAEALDVGGHDYITKPINKVELLARIRVALRLKQEKDWHAEQEQKLSHELDLAMQIQKSLLNPPLNEDNIQIHVSHMPSNKLAGDMYYWHRFNDHKYGVILLDMMGHGISSSLICMYISSVLRDSIKQLEHPVLVIKELNRYMALLSDQTKEHNYYFTAIYLVIDTKAKTVEYVNAGHPPGYALLDNRELVSLDTGSCAVGFFEEINITSKMLTYSDNVQLLLFTDGVYENVGEDENAMLEKLQYIASQKWSGSTLSPIHLLGLHEQNTPQKDDMCLLMIQGSS; from the coding sequence ATGAAAATTCTAATTGTAGATGATCATCCAGTAAATTTATTTGTTGTTGAAAAAATTCTTAAAAATGCAGGATACGAGGACAGCGTATCCCTATCTTCCGCACAGGCTCTATTCGATTATTTAAAAATCGATTCGCCAAACAGTCCCGCCCCTCAAGCGGATCTGATTCTGCTTGATATCATGATGCCTGAAATCGACGGAATTGAAACATGCAGGAGAATACAGCAATATGAACACCTGAAAGAGATTCCGATTATCTTTGTTACCGCTCTTGAGGACTCCAACAAACTTGCCGAAGCTTTGGACGTGGGAGGACATGATTACATTACAAAACCTATTAATAAAGTAGAACTGCTTGCAAGAATCAGAGTGGCACTCCGCTTGAAGCAGGAGAAGGACTGGCATGCTGAGCAAGAGCAAAAATTGTCTCATGAACTGGATCTTGCCATGCAGATTCAGAAGAGTCTCTTAAATCCTCCTCTAAATGAAGACAATATTCAGATCCATGTATCTCATATGCCCTCGAATAAACTGGCTGGGGATATGTACTACTGGCACCGTTTTAACGATCATAAATACGGAGTGATCCTGCTGGATATGATGGGGCACGGCATCTCTTCCTCACTGATTTGCATGTATATTTCATCGGTTTTGCGGGATTCCATCAAACAGCTTGAACATCCTGTTCTCGTTATAAAAGAGCTAAACCGGTATATGGCTCTTTTATCAGACCAGACGAAAGAACATAATTATTATTTCACAGCGATATACCTTGTCATTGATACGAAAGCTAAGACAGTGGAGTATGTGAATGCCGGCCATCCTCCAGGCTATGCCCTTTTGGATAACAGGGAATTAGTTTCACTGGATACAGGAAGCTGTGCAGTCGGATTTTTTGAAGAAATAAACATTACCAGCAAAATGCTTACTTATTCAGATAACGTCCAGCTTTTATTGTTTACTGATGGAGTGTATGAGAATGTTGGAGAAGATGAAAACGCGATGCTTGAAAAGCTTCAATATATCGCCAGCCAAAAATGGTCAGGCAGCACACTCTCTCCCATTCACCTGCTTGGCCTCCATGAACAGAATACTCCTCAAAAAGATGATATGTGCCTGCTGATGATTCAGGGCAGCAGCTAA